The genomic segment AATCAGCGCGATTATCAAGTCGGCGACCGGGTTCAGCATCCGGAGTTCGGCGTGGGGCTCGTGTTGGAAACCAAGGGCAAAGGCGAGCAGGCATCCGTCCTGGTCTCCTTCGACGACAAATCGAAACGAAAGCTCGCGGTCCGGTTCGCCAAGCTTACCCTCCTCACTCCCTCGCAAACCCGGGAGCCCGGGGCCTAGCGTGGTCGGGCGTCCGCCTGCCGCGCTCCCACCCGTCGAACTCTTGCATCAGGCGAGGGCGCTCCTCGAGCGGAGCATCGCGCCCCACTCTCGATTTCGCGTCGCCGCGCTCCTCGAGGATGCGGCCGGCGCGGTTCACCCCGGGGTGAACGTCGAGAGCGTGAGCTACGGCCTTTCGATTTGCGCGGAGAGGAGCGCGCTCTTCGGCGCCCTTTCCCGGGGCGCCTCGGGATTTCGCAGGATGGCCGTGGTCTCGGAGACCATGCGCCCGGTGCTGCCGTGCGGCGCCTGCAGGCAGGTGCTCCTCGAGCACGCTCCCGGCCTCACGCTCCTGGTCGAGCGCGCCGACGGATCCCCCGAGGAGCTGCCGCTGGCGGACCTGATGCCGCGCCCCTTCACCGAGTTCCAGGGCAGACGCTGAGGGGAGCGGCTCCCCTGTGAGAGACTTGATTCGCGCCAAGCGCGACGGCGCCACGCTCCCCCGCGGGGGGATCGGGCGCTGGATCCGCGGGGTCGCCGATGGTTCCATTCCCGACTACGAATCCGCGGCCCTCTTGATGGCGATCACGATCCGCGGCATGGATCGCGGCGAGACGGTCGCCCTGACCGAGGCCATGCTCCATTCGGGCCGGGTGCTGGAGTGGGAGGGGATCGGCCGGCCCACCGTCGACAAGCATTCCACCGGAGGGGTCGGGGACAAGGTCTCGATCGCCCTCGCGCCGTGGATCGCGGCCTGTGGAGCCGCCGTCCCCATGATCGTGGGCCGCGGGCTGGGGCACACCGGGGGAACGCGGGACAAGCTCGAGGCGATTCCCGGGTTTCGGACCCGCCTGAGCGCCGATGAGTTCTCCGCCCAGGCGCGGCGGATCGGGGTCGTCATCGCGGGACAGAGCGAGGATCTGGCCCCCGCGGACGGAAAACTCTACGCCCTGCGCGACGTGACGGCGACCGTCGAGAGCCGGCCGCTCATCGTCTCGAGCATCCTGAGCAAGAAGCTCGCGGCGGGCGCCTCGGGGATCGTCTTCGATGTGAAGTGCGGGCGCGGCGCGATCATGGAAACCCGGGAGGACGCGAAAGGCCTCGGGCGGGAGCTCGTGGAGGTCGCCCGCGAGCTGGGCCGCCGGGCGCGCGCGATCGTCACGGCGATGGACGAGCCGCTCGGGCTCACGATCGGGAACGCGAGCGAAACAGCGGAGGCGATTCGGGTCCTTCGAGGAGAGGGTCCTCCCGACGTGGTCGAGCTGTGCAGGCTCTTGGGCTCGGCGATGCTCGTTCTCTGCGGCGTGGCGCGGGAGCCGCGCGAAGGCGAAGCCCGCATGGATCGGGCGCTCGAATCCGGCGGCGCCATTCAGCGCGCCGAGGCCATGATCCAGGCCCAGGGAGGCGATCCGCGGGTCACGGCCGATCCCTCGATCCTGCCGCGGGCGCCCGTGGAAACGCCGGTGCGCGCGGATCGCCCGGGCTTCGTCGGCAGGATCGACTCGCGCGCCCTGGGGATGCTCCTCGTCGCGATGGGCGGGGGGAGGACCCTGATGGAGGACACGATCGACCACGCTGTGGGGATTCGGCTCCTTCGCAAGGCCGGGGACAGGATCGCCGCGGGCGAGGTGCTCGCGATCATCGAGGCCCGCCGGGAGGCTCCCGACTGGGCGGAAACGGCGAAGCGCGCGTACCCGATAGACGATGAGCCGCCTCCCCGGCAGCCTCTCGTGATCGCGGATCTGGGGAGCTGAGGACCCGGCGGGGGGCCCTGGGCAGGCTTAGAGCCTCAAGCGCTCGTCGGGAGGGGCTTCCGTATCCGTCTCGTGGAAATCGGGGACCTCCTGTGGAGGCTTCGCCGTTCCGGTGTGCACGTTGCAATAGCCGGTCGGCTCGCTTCCTTCCCGGAACAGCTCGATCTCGGTGCTGGGGCACCCGGGATTGGCAAGCAGGCCCGTCTCGACGCAGATCAGCCGGCTGACGACGCCGCTCGGCACGGGGAAGTCCTGCGCCGGTCGCCCCTTCGTCGCGGCGAGCATCACGTCTACCCAGATCGGAAGCGCGGCGGCGGCGCCCGTCATGCCGGGGCCGATCTTCTGCTTGCGGTCAAAGCCCACCCATACGCCCGAGACGACGCCGGGCACGTAGCCCACGAACCAGGCGTCCGTGTAGTCATCGGTCGTCCCGGTTTTCCCGGCCGCCGGCGCCGTGAAGCCGAGGGCGCGCGCCGAGGCGGCCGTGCCGTTCTCGACCACGCTCTCCATCATGCTCGTCATCGTGAGCGCCGTTTCCGGGCTCAGGACTTCCTCGGCCACGCTGCGGGACTGCTCGAGAATTTTTCCGTTCTTGTCCTCGACGCGGAGGATGTAGGTCGGCGTTACCCTCACGCCCTGGTTCGCGAAGACGCCGTAGGCGGAGGTCAGCTCGAGCAGGTTCACCTCCGACGTGCCGAGTGCTAAGGAGAGGTCGGGCAGGAGCCTGCTCTTGATCCCCATGCGCTTGGCATACGATGTCACGACCGAGGTGCCCAGCTTCTGCAGCAGCTTCGCCGCGG from the Candidatus Eisenbacteria bacterium genome contains:
- a CDS encoding cytidine deaminase — protein: MVGRPPAALPPVELLHQARALLERSIAPHSRFRVAALLEDAAGAVHPGVNVESVSYGLSICAERSALFGALSRGASGFRRMAVVSETMRPVLPCGACRQVLLEHAPGLTLLVERADGSPEELPLADLMPRPFTEFQGRR
- a CDS encoding thymidine phosphorylase — encoded protein: MRDLIRAKRDGATLPRGGIGRWIRGVADGSIPDYESAALLMAITIRGMDRGETVALTEAMLHSGRVLEWEGIGRPTVDKHSTGGVGDKVSIALAPWIAACGAAVPMIVGRGLGHTGGTRDKLEAIPGFRTRLSADEFSAQARRIGVVIAGQSEDLAPADGKLYALRDVTATVESRPLIVSSILSKKLAAGASGIVFDVKCGRGAIMETREDAKGLGRELVEVARELGRRARAIVTAMDEPLGLTIGNASETAEAIRVLRGEGPPDVVELCRLLGSAMLVLCGVAREPREGEARMDRALESGGAIQRAEAMIQAQGGDPRVTADPSILPRAPVETPVRADRPGFVGRIDSRALGMLLVAMGGGRTLMEDTIDHAVGIRLLRKAGDRIAAGEVLAIIEARREAPDWAETAKRAYPIDDEPPPRQPLVIADLGS